The proteins below are encoded in one region of Neorhodopirellula lusitana:
- a CDS encoding DUF547 domain-containing protein — MNADNAVTVRGILREYPTTSIRNHTAKVFGDNIWNDLMLNVGGVPCSLDQMEHGVLRSMGEPRILFAIVCASRGFPRLLAEAYTAEKLDHQLTVNAKNFFGNANNFAYSPSQKTFQLSSILRWFADDFGNDRAAQLRRIAPCLPTREAHDAAMANSVWIAYCEYDWQLNDHAATSR, encoded by the coding sequence ATGAACGCCGACAATGCGGTAACGGTGCGTGGGATTCTGCGGGAGTATCCGACGACCAGCATTCGCAACCACACTGCAAAAGTATTTGGCGACAACATTTGGAACGATTTGATGTTGAATGTGGGCGGCGTGCCGTGTTCGCTGGACCAAATGGAGCACGGCGTTTTGCGATCGATGGGTGAGCCACGGATTCTTTTTGCCATCGTGTGTGCCTCGCGAGGATTTCCCCGTTTGTTGGCGGAAGCGTATACCGCGGAAAAGCTGGATCATCAGTTGACCGTAAATGCGAAAAACTTCTTTGGTAACGCCAACAACTTCGCTTACTCGCCCAGTCAGAAGACTTTTCAATTGTCCTCGATTCTGAGATGGTTTGCCGATGACTTTGGAAACGATCGGGCGGCACAACTTCGCCGAATTGCGCCCTGCCTGCCCACACGTGAAGCTCATGATGCGGCGATGGCAAACTCCGTGTGGATCGCCTATTGCGAGTACGACTGGCAGCTGAACGATCATGCGGCGACTAGCCGGTAA
- a CDS encoding methyltransferase domain-containing protein, translating to MNDSTTKKRQPAEASVHERYAAAAEAVEPALCCPVQYSAELLNIIPQEIIDKDYGCGDPTPFVQSGDTVLDLGSGGGKLCFIAAQVVGEQGRVIGVDCNHTMLNLARQHAPTVAERVGYANVDFRYGLIQDLKLDLDELAVELAKQPISDPTSYLALRNIEEHLRDQSPMIPDDSVDCVLSNCVLNLVRGQDRRQLFAEIFRVLRKGGRAAISDIVSDETVPDRLQQDPELWSGCITGAFREDEFMKAFEEAGFHGIELVKREVRPWRTVEGIEFRSVTVVAHKGKQGPCLERNQAVVYRGPFKQVVDDDGHTYRRGERIAVCDKTFQLLQQEPYVGLFDAIEPRVDIPIEEASTFHCRRSIQRDPRETKGRDYHETSADCGDCGTDEDCC from the coding sequence ATGAACGACAGCACAACAAAAAAGCGGCAGCCTGCCGAGGCATCGGTACATGAACGTTACGCTGCTGCAGCCGAAGCGGTCGAACCGGCGCTGTGTTGCCCTGTTCAATATTCAGCCGAACTGCTGAACATCATTCCGCAAGAAATCATTGACAAGGACTACGGATGTGGCGACCCCACACCATTTGTTCAATCAGGCGACACGGTGCTGGACTTGGGGAGTGGCGGTGGCAAATTGTGCTTCATTGCCGCCCAAGTCGTTGGCGAACAGGGACGCGTGATCGGGGTCGACTGCAACCACACCATGCTCAACTTGGCTCGTCAACATGCACCCACGGTTGCGGAACGCGTTGGGTACGCCAACGTCGACTTTCGATATGGATTGATCCAAGATTTGAAACTGGATCTTGACGAACTGGCTGTCGAGTTAGCAAAGCAACCCATCAGCGACCCTACCAGCTATTTAGCTTTACGAAATATCGAAGAGCACTTAAGGGACCAGAGTCCCATGATCCCTGACGATTCAGTGGACTGCGTGCTTTCAAATTGTGTACTGAACTTGGTCAGAGGACAGGACCGTCGTCAGCTGTTCGCCGAGATTTTCCGCGTTCTTCGCAAGGGTGGGCGAGCGGCGATCAGTGATATCGTCAGTGACGAAACCGTTCCCGACCGATTACAACAAGACCCAGAACTGTGGTCGGGCTGCATCACGGGAGCGTTTCGAGAAGATGAATTCATGAAGGCGTTCGAGGAAGCGGGCTTTCACGGGATTGAGCTGGTCAAACGTGAGGTTCGACCCTGGCGGACGGTGGAGGGAATCGAATTTCGCTCCGTCACCGTTGTGGCTCACAAAGGCAAGCAAGGTCCATGCTTGGAACGCAATCAAGCCGTCGTCTATCGAGGTCCTTTCAAACAGGTCGTTGACGACGACGGGCACACCTACCGGCGGGGTGAACGTATCGCGGTATGCGACAAGACGTTTCAACTGCTACAACAAGAACCCTATGTTGGCTTGTTTGACGCCATCGAGCCACGCGTCGATATTCCGATTGAAGAAGCGAGCACCTTCCATTGCCGCCGTAGCATCCAGCGAGATCCACGCGAGACCAAAGGTCGCGATTACCACGAGACTTCGGCAGATTGCGGCGATTGCGGCACCGACGAAGACTGTTGCTGA
- the arsS gene encoding arsenosugar biosynthesis radical SAM (seleno)protein ArsS (Some members of this family are selenoproteins.): MASPRSHRHSPQHLEPNVQLTLLRQKAELANAVKQREVLESAISTKGPAVQDGSAKPSLPFFNQQLTLNGLAPLQATGIEVLQINVGKVCNQTCSHCHVDAGPDRRENMSRETAEAIIDVLAATEIPTLDITGGAPEMNPHFRWIVEQASALGRRVIDRCNLTILMANGFKDLPEFLATHNVQVVASLPCYLEENCDSQRGDGVFRRSIDALRRLNSLGYGVPGSGRTLSLVYNPIGPALPPDQSKLETTYRDELKSRYDIVFTELHTITNLPISRFLDELLQSNKYEEYMQTLVDHFNPQTVSGVMCRTMLSVDWQGRLFDCDFNQMLDMPLSDDRPTHIQDFDEQLLSNRMIQTGRHCFGCTAGSGSSCQGAVITHTT; the protein is encoded by the coding sequence ATGGCGTCCCCTCGCTCGCACCGCCACTCACCTCAACACCTGGAACCTAACGTGCAACTCACCTTATTGCGACAGAAAGCGGAACTGGCTAATGCAGTAAAACAGCGAGAAGTATTGGAAAGTGCCATCTCCACCAAGGGCCCAGCCGTTCAGGACGGTAGTGCCAAACCGTCGCTGCCATTCTTCAACCAACAACTGACCCTCAACGGGCTCGCGCCCCTGCAAGCCACCGGCATCGAGGTATTGCAAATCAACGTGGGCAAAGTGTGCAATCAAACCTGCTCGCACTGTCACGTCGACGCGGGTCCCGATCGTCGCGAAAACATGTCTCGCGAGACTGCTGAGGCGATCATTGATGTGCTCGCGGCCACCGAAATTCCGACACTGGACATTACCGGCGGCGCTCCGGAAATGAACCCACACTTTCGCTGGATCGTCGAACAGGCATCCGCCCTCGGTCGACGTGTGATTGACCGTTGCAACTTGACGATCCTGATGGCCAACGGCTTCAAGGACTTGCCTGAGTTCTTGGCAACACACAACGTTCAAGTCGTCGCGTCTTTGCCTTGCTACCTGGAAGAGAACTGCGACAGCCAGCGCGGCGATGGTGTCTTTCGTCGATCCATCGACGCGCTTCGCCGGCTGAACTCGCTCGGTTACGGAGTCCCCGGATCCGGTCGCACACTCTCGCTCGTCTACAACCCAATCGGGCCAGCCTTACCACCGGACCAGAGTAAACTGGAAACGACTTATCGCGATGAACTGAAGTCGCGATATGACATTGTCTTCACCGAACTGCATACGATCACCAATCTCCCCATCAGCCGCTTTTTGGACGAACTGTTGCAGTCCAACAAGTACGAAGAGTACATGCAAACGCTGGTCGATCACTTCAATCCGCAAACCGTCAGTGGGGTGATGTGCCGCACGATGTTATCGGTTGATTGGCAGGGCCGGTTGTTTGATTGCGACTTCAACCAAATGCTTGATATGCCGCTGTCCGATGACCGGCCGACTCACATCCAGGACTTTGACGAGCAGTTACTCAGCAACCGCATGATCCAGACCGGCCGACACTGCTTTGGCTGCACCGCCGGAAGCGGCTCCAGTTGCCAGGGAGCGGTCATCACTCACACAACGTAA
- a CDS encoding arylsulfatase: protein MFARLAMMLSSSGSNRGVIVLFALIGIVCFTRETTAQVEVPSNTVPSHSVPPNIVFILADDLGYGELGCYGQQKIRTPNLDRLASQGMCFMQHYTGAPVCAPARCTLLTGQHLGHAEIRGNRDSGNGRTFPGQWPLTDPIVTIAEVLSDAGYRTGAFGKWGLGPSDSAGSPMKQGFDRFFGYNCQRNAHSYYPPFLDSDESEIRVNAKPIPGHQRKPDGEVIADDYRATTYAPDVILAEAIKFLDASKSGPFFLYLPFVEPHVSMQPPQAWIDQYPESWDADHGVYRGENGYLPHPRPRAAYAAMISDLDEHVGTILDRLDQHNLTDSTIVIFTSDNGPTHPGRTPNFHVGGAGCTFFESTGGLRGFKGSCYEGGLRVPCIVRWPGKVDRGSRNEMPTYFPDWFPTLASIGSADLPKQQTLDGLDLTELMTAGTVPKRRDPLIWNFSGYGGIVAIRDGKWKAIRTAVNRKKPGRWELYDLSLDPTESQDLADQNPDVVKRLEAHFAATRTAEPDFPMPLYDGVSK from the coding sequence ATGTTCGCTAGGTTAGCCATGATGTTGAGTTCGTCTGGAAGCAATCGCGGTGTGATTGTGTTGTTTGCCCTGATAGGGATCGTTTGTTTTACGAGAGAAACAACGGCTCAGGTGGAAGTGCCCTCCAACACTGTTCCCTCTCATTCGGTTCCACCCAACATTGTGTTTATCTTGGCGGATGACCTGGGGTATGGCGAACTGGGATGCTACGGCCAGCAAAAAATCCGCACCCCCAACCTTGACCGCTTGGCGTCGCAGGGGATGTGTTTCATGCAGCACTACACCGGTGCACCGGTTTGTGCACCAGCCCGCTGCACGTTGCTGACGGGGCAGCATCTCGGACATGCTGAAATACGTGGCAATCGAGATTCAGGCAACGGACGAACTTTTCCTGGCCAGTGGCCGCTCACTGATCCGATTGTCACCATTGCCGAAGTGTTGTCCGATGCAGGCTATCGCACCGGCGCCTTTGGCAAATGGGGGCTAGGGCCATCTGATTCCGCTGGTTCGCCGATGAAACAGGGGTTCGATCGTTTCTTTGGATACAATTGCCAACGTAACGCGCACAGTTACTATCCACCCTTCCTGGATAGCGACGAAAGCGAAATTCGTGTCAATGCGAAACCCATACCGGGGCATCAACGCAAGCCGGATGGGGAGGTGATTGCGGATGACTACCGTGCAACGACGTATGCGCCTGACGTGATCTTGGCCGAAGCGATCAAGTTCTTGGATGCAAGCAAGTCGGGGCCGTTCTTTCTTTACCTGCCCTTCGTTGAACCGCATGTTTCAATGCAACCGCCGCAGGCGTGGATCGACCAATATCCCGAATCCTGGGACGCGGATCACGGTGTGTATCGTGGCGAAAATGGATACTTGCCTCATCCGCGGCCACGAGCGGCTTATGCTGCCATGATTTCTGATTTGGATGAGCATGTTGGAACGATCCTGGATCGTTTGGACCAACATAACTTGACCGATAGCACGATCGTGATCTTCACATCGGATAACGGGCCAACGCATCCCGGCCGGACTCCAAACTTTCATGTCGGCGGCGCCGGTTGCACCTTTTTTGAATCAACCGGTGGCCTTCGTGGATTCAAGGGCAGTTGTTATGAAGGCGGTTTGCGGGTGCCATGCATCGTGCGTTGGCCCGGTAAAGTAGATCGCGGCAGTCGGAACGAAATGCCGACTTACTTTCCCGATTGGTTTCCTACGCTGGCGTCCATCGGGAGTGCTGACTTGCCAAAACAACAAACGCTTGATGGCTTGGATTTGACGGAGTTGATGACGGCGGGGACGGTTCCCAAACGAAGGGATCCCTTGATTTGGAACTTTAGTGGGTATGGTGGCATTGTTGCCATCCGGGATGGCAAGTGGAAGGCGATTCGAACGGCGGTGAATCGCAAGAAACCAGGTCGCTGGGAACTCTATGATCTCAGTCTTGATCCAACCGAAAGTCAAGATTTGGCGGATCAGAATCCTGACGTCGTCAAGCGACTGGAAGCTCATTTCGCCGCGACACGAACCGCCGAACCGGACTTTCCCATGCCGTTATACGACGGTGTTTCAAAGTAG
- a CDS encoding ThuA domain-containing protein: MMHPQISRSLLWVFAFTTMMTATVKSVSANEANSESKKLQVLLVAGGCCHDYSTQAKLLKEGIESRIDAEVTVALSTTANTKTTFEIYESDDWADGYDVVIHDECSANVTEKPYVNRILAAHQNGTPAVNLHCAMHSYRWGDFRSPVQPGSDNSAWYEMLGLQSTGHGPKFPIKVQHANGEHPITDGLDDWTTINEELYNNIRIFDGATALIQGKQMTPPNKNMLKKNPDAKPLEASAVVAWTNSYGPNKTRVFSTSLGHQNDTVADDRYLELVVRGLQWASNTLPPTGTAK; encoded by the coding sequence ATGATGCATCCACAAATTTCGCGAAGTCTGCTTTGGGTTTTCGCATTCACCACGATGATGACAGCGACGGTAAAGTCCGTCAGTGCAAATGAAGCCAATTCCGAGAGCAAGAAACTGCAAGTCTTGTTGGTTGCCGGTGGTTGCTGTCACGATTACAGCACTCAAGCCAAATTGCTAAAAGAAGGCATCGAGAGCCGGATCGATGCCGAGGTGACCGTCGCTTTGAGCACTACTGCGAACACCAAAACAACTTTCGAGATTTACGAGTCGGATGACTGGGCCGACGGATACGACGTGGTGATCCATGATGAGTGTTCGGCCAACGTCACCGAGAAACCGTATGTCAATCGAATCTTGGCAGCGCACCAAAACGGAACCCCCGCCGTCAATCTGCACTGTGCCATGCACAGCTATCGTTGGGGTGATTTTCGTTCTCCCGTCCAGCCTGGTAGCGACAATTCAGCCTGGTATGAAATGCTCGGTTTGCAGTCGACCGGTCACGGTCCTAAGTTTCCCATCAAGGTACAGCATGCCAACGGGGAGCACCCAATCACAGACGGCCTGGATGACTGGACCACGATCAACGAAGAACTCTACAACAACATCCGGATCTTTGACGGAGCGACGGCGTTGATTCAGGGAAAGCAAATGACGCCACCGAACAAGAATATGCTTAAGAAGAATCCCGATGCGAAACCTTTAGAAGCATCGGCCGTGGTTGCGTGGACGAACTCGTATGGTCCAAACAAGACTCGTGTATTCAGTACCTCGCTGGGACACCAGAACGACACGGTCGCCGACGATCGTTACCTGGAACTAGTGGTCCGTGGCCTTCAGTGGGCAAGCAACACTCTGCCACCGACCGGTACTGCAAAGTAG
- a CDS encoding SAM-dependent methyltransferase, with product MGSPFSAATQLESIKELLNSVAEPLDLNTSVRLWNGELIPLGTKTDGRYTIALSGPGVIGSLIRRPTLETIVRLYATGHIRFEGGDLMEFTEAFKTERSNRRLLKKISKTMVAKRTLPFIFAKAEDRDLKASFPDDRVGRVEGNRNNTDYIQFHYDVSNEFYKLFLGSEMVYTCAYFKDWNNSLDQAQYDKLDMTCRKLRLESGERMLDIGCGWGGLICHAAQHYGVKAHGVTLSQTQLDYAQAKINELGLSDQVTVELCDYADHQGQYDKISSLGMSEHIGVANYPKYFGKINSLLRDRGMVLNHAIASRAKASKKLTKRIRPERAFILKYIFPGSELTPVGVTTNHLERGGFEVHDVESWREHYALTLKYWCKNLSANKDKAIELVGEERYRLWVAYLAGGSAGFTAGSIKIFQVVATKRKQKGLSGMPPTREHLYRAA from the coding sequence ATGGGTAGCCCATTTTCTGCTGCAACGCAGCTTGAATCCATCAAGGAACTCTTGAATTCCGTGGCCGAGCCACTGGATCTGAACACCTCCGTCCGACTATGGAATGGCGAACTGATCCCGCTGGGTACCAAAACAGACGGGCGATATACCATTGCTCTGTCAGGACCGGGCGTCATCGGATCCCTGATTCGCCGGCCCACCTTGGAAACCATCGTCCGTCTTTACGCGACCGGTCACATCCGCTTTGAAGGCGGCGACCTGATGGAATTCACCGAAGCTTTCAAAACCGAACGGTCCAACCGTCGACTGTTGAAGAAAATCAGCAAGACGATGGTCGCCAAGCGAACGCTTCCGTTCATCTTTGCCAAAGCTGAAGATCGCGACCTGAAGGCGTCGTTCCCCGACGACCGAGTTGGTCGCGTCGAGGGCAACCGCAACAACACGGACTATATCCAATTCCATTACGACGTCAGCAACGAGTTCTACAAGCTCTTTCTTGGCTCCGAGATGGTTTACACATGTGCCTATTTCAAGGATTGGAACAACTCCCTGGATCAAGCACAGTACGACAAGCTTGACATGACTTGCCGAAAACTGCGTTTGGAATCGGGCGAGCGAATGCTCGACATCGGCTGCGGGTGGGGCGGGCTGATCTGCCATGCGGCCCAGCACTATGGCGTGAAAGCTCACGGCGTCACACTCTCGCAAACTCAACTGGATTATGCTCAAGCGAAGATCAACGAACTCGGACTGTCCGACCAAGTGACCGTCGAGCTATGTGACTACGCCGATCACCAAGGCCAATATGACAAGATCTCAAGCCTCGGCATGTCCGAGCACATTGGTGTGGCGAACTACCCCAAGTACTTTGGCAAGATCAACTCATTGCTGCGTGATCGCGGCATGGTACTGAACCACGCCATCGCTAGCCGCGCGAAGGCTTCCAAAAAGCTGACGAAGCGAATTCGTCCCGAGCGAGCGTTCATCCTGAAATACATCTTCCCGGGTTCGGAACTGACTCCGGTTGGCGTGACAACAAACCACCTCGAACGCGGTGGCTTCGAAGTTCACGACGTTGAATCGTGGCGAGAACACTACGCACTGACGTTGAAATACTGGTGCAAAAACCTATCGGCCAACAAAGACAAAGCAATCGAATTGGTGGGCGAAGAACGCTACCGCTTGTGGGTTGCCTACTTGGCCGGCGGTTCCGCTGGCTTCACCGCCGGGTCGATCAAGATCTTCCAAGTGGTTGCCACCAAACGCAAACAAAAAGGCCTGTCCGGCATGCCTCCAACGCGCGAGCATCTATACCGGGCAGCGTAG
- the floA gene encoding flotillin-like protein FloA (flotillin-like protein involved in membrane lipid rafts), which yields MFALLTLPLAQFSGVTTWVLAGSLVVFCLLLVVFFVFANYFGLWIQSVLTGSNIGFPSLIAMTFRKVNARAIVRSKIMATQAGLNDPELTSGALEAHYLAGGNVQQVIRALIAAKKAKTISLTFREATAIDLAGRDVLESVQTSVYPKVIDCPPRGEAKPSLDAVAKDGIQLKVKARVTVRANLQQLIGGATEETIIARVGEGIVSAIGSAESHKAVLENPDIISKAVLAKKLDSQTAFEIVSIDIADIDVGANIGARLQADQAEADTAVARANAESKRALAVAEEQEMQALIEQSRAEVVEAEAAVPRAMAEAFRSGRLMILDYYKLQNVSADTEMRKALAGQGNESASINATG from the coding sequence ATGTTCGCACTTTTGACGTTACCTCTTGCTCAATTCAGTGGGGTGACCACGTGGGTTCTCGCTGGCTCGCTGGTCGTATTTTGCTTGCTCTTAGTCGTGTTTTTCGTGTTCGCGAACTACTTCGGCTTGTGGATTCAGTCGGTACTGACGGGCTCGAATATCGGTTTCCCGAGCCTGATCGCGATGACTTTTCGGAAGGTCAATGCGCGGGCGATTGTGCGCAGCAAGATCATGGCCACCCAAGCTGGACTGAATGATCCCGAGCTCACTTCTGGGGCGTTGGAGGCTCACTACCTTGCTGGCGGGAATGTCCAGCAAGTGATTCGGGCACTGATTGCGGCTAAAAAGGCGAAGACGATTTCGCTGACCTTTCGGGAAGCCACGGCGATCGACCTGGCCGGGCGCGATGTCTTGGAATCGGTGCAAACGAGTGTCTATCCCAAGGTGATTGATTGTCCGCCTCGAGGTGAGGCGAAACCTTCGCTTGATGCGGTTGCGAAGGATGGTATCCAGTTGAAGGTGAAAGCCCGGGTGACGGTTCGTGCCAACTTGCAGCAATTGATCGGGGGTGCGACGGAGGAAACGATCATCGCACGAGTGGGCGAGGGAATTGTCAGCGCGATCGGTAGTGCGGAGAGTCACAAGGCGGTGCTGGAGAATCCTGACATCATTTCCAAGGCGGTGCTTGCCAAAAAACTGGATTCGCAAACGGCGTTTGAAATCGTGTCGATCGATATCGCGGACATTGATGTCGGGGCCAATATCGGTGCTCGATTGCAAGCGGATCAAGCGGAGGCTGACACTGCGGTCGCTCGCGCCAATGCGGAAAGCAAGCGGGCCCTTGCCGTGGCGGAAGAGCAGGAAATGCAGGCACTGATTGAGCAGAGTCGGGCCGAGGTCGTTGAGGCCGAAGCAGCTGTGCCGCGAGCGATGGCGGAAGCTTTTCGAAGCGGCCGGCTAATGATCCTGGATTACTACAAGCTGCAAAATGTCAGTGCGGACACGGAAATGAGGAAGGCACTGGCCGGCCAAGGGAACGAATCCGCTAGCATCAACGCGACGGGCTAA
- a CDS encoding DNA integrity scanning protein DisA nucleotide-binding domain protein — translation MATQRLTKHNAAMIRAGVSLLADRGADALLLLLDGGTDWKRVSELTESDKNVVIIAVDTLEDLDGAAEAGLKPLALNKEKAPLLERLQEALLESAADELIRTNGEVVAVYSGFQQGRLDSISHLQLDERMRRFTVRDLQTLESSVPLKTIKAVVDLASQIGREGREGKPVGTMFVVGDTRKVLDHANDSGVDPFRGYNKKHRNLLDPKVQEDAKEVAQLDGAFVVTPEGVIERSRQMLEVSHEDLKMTKGLGSRHWAAAAITRKTKAVSVVVSQSTGTVRLYQNGFLILQIVPMDKAVKWQEFAFEPPPQSGEV, via the coding sequence ATGGCGACCCAGCGATTGACCAAACATAACGCCGCGATGATTCGCGCCGGAGTGTCGTTATTGGCCGATCGTGGAGCCGACGCGCTCTTGTTACTACTGGATGGGGGCACGGACTGGAAACGGGTTTCCGAGCTCACGGAATCAGACAAAAACGTCGTGATTATCGCTGTCGACACGCTCGAAGATCTCGACGGTGCGGCCGAAGCGGGCCTGAAACCGCTGGCCTTGAACAAAGAAAAAGCACCGCTACTGGAACGCCTCCAAGAAGCACTTTTGGAGTCCGCCGCCGACGAATTGATTCGCACCAATGGCGAGGTGGTCGCCGTTTACAGCGGATTCCAACAAGGCCGCCTGGATTCGATCAGCCACCTGCAACTTGACGAGCGGATGCGTCGGTTCACGGTTCGCGACCTGCAAACACTCGAAAGCAGCGTACCCCTGAAAACGATCAAAGCGGTCGTCGACTTGGCTTCGCAAATCGGGCGAGAGGGCCGCGAAGGCAAACCGGTCGGAACCATGTTTGTCGTCGGCGACACCCGTAAAGTTCTCGACCATGCCAACGACAGCGGCGTCGATCCTTTCCGCGGCTACAACAAGAAACACCGCAACCTGCTCGACCCGAAGGTTCAAGAAGACGCCAAGGAGGTCGCCCAGCTCGACGGGGCCTTCGTTGTGACCCCGGAAGGCGTGATCGAGCGCAGTCGGCAAATGCTGGAGGTCAGCCACGAAGACCTAAAAATGACCAAGGGCCTCGGCTCACGTCACTGGGCCGCCGCGGCGATCACGCGGAAAACCAAAGCCGTTTCGGTAGTCGTCAGCCAATCAACCGGCACCGTTCGTCTGTATCAGAACGGTTTCCTGATCCTGCAAATCGTGCCGATGGACAAAGCTGTCAAATGGCAAGAATTTGCCTTTGAGCCACCGCCACAATCAGGCGAAGTTTGA
- a CDS encoding DUF1552 domain-containing protein, protein MTEFNFQRRLHRRTVVRGTGVAMSLPWLSAMRSAFAKDTSGRNASGKGSTQRPQRFVAVTMGLGLVSENWMPEGEGKQYAPSLYLKSLQDLRERITVVSGASHPGVNGGHRAEASILTAASVGSGGLGVNSISIDQYLAKHLGDETRFPSLVLGTGGSTSPCYTDSGAMISPLTSPSRLFAELFVNESPKERAKQADRVRQGRSIMDLVAEDAKSLARKLGGGDRDRLEEYFNSVRQLEKRMQQSENWAIKTKPKVDAKQPVDIRNPNDLVGRFKTMCDVIQLALQTDSTRFVTLHLPGGGGVVPLEGVGEGYHSLSHHGRDETKLEQLAIVEQAVVAQWGDFLRNLSLHDDDNGNLLDQTTSLLTSNLGNASNHSNKNMPVLIGGGGFKHAGHLAFSQKENYPLPNFFVSLLQQFGMEVDQFATSTGVMDGLEIA, encoded by the coding sequence ATGACTGAGTTTAATTTCCAGCGTAGGTTGCATCGCCGCACGGTTGTTCGTGGGACGGGGGTGGCGATGAGTTTGCCGTGGTTGTCGGCGATGCGTTCCGCGTTCGCGAAAGATACGTCGGGTAGGAATGCATCCGGGAAAGGATCAACGCAGCGGCCTCAGCGGTTTGTCGCTGTGACGATGGGGCTGGGATTGGTTAGTGAAAACTGGATGCCAGAGGGCGAAGGCAAACAATATGCACCGTCGTTGTATTTGAAGTCCCTGCAGGACCTGCGTGAGCGAATCACGGTGGTGTCGGGGGCTTCGCATCCGGGCGTGAACGGTGGGCACCGGGCCGAAGCGAGCATCTTGACCGCGGCATCGGTGGGCTCCGGTGGCCTCGGCGTGAACTCGATTTCTATCGATCAGTACTTGGCGAAACATCTGGGTGATGAGACTCGGTTCCCGTCATTGGTGCTAGGCACAGGCGGCAGCACCAGCCCGTGTTACACCGACAGCGGTGCCATGATCTCGCCGCTGACCTCGCCGTCGAGGCTGTTCGCGGAATTGTTTGTGAATGAGTCACCGAAAGAGCGGGCTAAGCAGGCGGACCGAGTTCGGCAAGGTCGCAGCATCATGGACCTGGTTGCCGAAGATGCAAAGTCGTTGGCGAGGAAGTTGGGCGGCGGTGACCGAGATCGGCTTGAGGAGTATTTCAACAGCGTCCGTCAACTTGAAAAGCGGATGCAGCAATCTGAGAATTGGGCAATCAAGACCAAGCCGAAGGTGGACGCGAAGCAGCCCGTCGATATTCGCAACCCGAACGATTTGGTGGGGCGATTCAAGACGATGTGTGATGTCATCCAGCTCGCGCTGCAAACGGACTCCACTCGATTCGTGACCCTGCATCTTCCGGGTGGTGGTGGCGTTGTTCCACTCGAAGGTGTGGGCGAAGGCTATCATTCGCTCAGTCACCACGGTCGGGATGAAACGAAGCTAGAGCAGCTCGCGATTGTCGAGCAGGCCGTCGTCGCTCAATGGGGAGATTTCCTGCGGAACCTGAGTTTGCATGATGACGACAATGGGAACCTGCTCGACCAGACGACGTCCTTGTTGACCAGCAATCTGGGAAACGCTTCGAACCACAGCAACAAGAATATGCCGGTCTTAATTGGTGGCGGCGGTTTCAAGCATGCCGGGCACCTCGCCTTCAGTCAGAAGGAAAACTATCCCTTGCCGAACTTCTTCGTATCGCTGTTGCAGCAATTCGGCATGGAGGTCGACCAATTTGCGACCAGCACCGGAGTGATGGACGGGTTGGAAATCGCTTAG